A region from the Vicia villosa cultivar HV-30 ecotype Madison, WI linkage group LG3, Vvil1.0, whole genome shotgun sequence genome encodes:
- the LOC131660878 gene encoding isocitrate dehydrogenase [NAD] catalytic subunit 5, mitochondrial encodes MASQILRRTLGSRYFSNPKAFSSASTPIRATLFPGDGIGPEIADSVKQVFQAAEVPIEWEEHYVGTEVDPRTQSFLTWESLESVRRNGIGLKGPMATPIGKGHRSLNLTLRKELNLYANVRPCYSLPGYKTRYDNVDLITIRENTEGEYSGLEHQVVRGVVESLKIITRHASLRVAEYAFHYAKAHGRERVSAIHKANIMQKTDGLFLKCCREVAEKYPEITYEEVVIDNCCMMLVKNPALFDVLVMPNLYGDIISDLCAGLIGGLGLTPSCNIGEGGIALAEAVHGSAPDIAGKNLANPTALLLSSVTMLRHIDLHDKADRIQNAILNTIAEGKYRTADLGGTSKTTEFTKAIIDHL; translated from the exons ATGGCTTCTCAGATACTCAGACGAACCCTCGGAAGCCGCTATTTCTCAAACCCTAAAGCCTTCTCTTCCGCCTCCACTCCGATCCGTGCCACTCTTTTCCCCGGAGACGGTATTGGTCCCGAGATCGCCGATTCCGTCAAACAG GTATTCCAAGCTGCTGAAGTTCCAATTGAATGGGAAGAGCATTATGTTGGGACCGAAGTTGACCCTAGAACACAAAGCTTTCTTACATGGGAAAGTTTAGAATCGGTAAGGAGAAATGGGATTGGCTTGAAAGGGCCAATGGCCACTCCTATTGGAAAAGGGCACCGTTCTTTAAACCTTACTCTAAGAAAAGAACTTAATTTATATGCCAATGTTCGACCTTGTTACAGCCTTCCTGGCTACAAAACTCGATATGATAATGTAGATCTCATCACAATCCGTGAAAATACGGAAGGCGAGTACAGTGGGCTTGAACATCAG GTTGTGAGGGGTGTTGTAGAGAGTCTAAAAATCATTACGCGTCATGCAAGTTTAAGGGTGGCTGAGTATGCTTTTCACTATGCCAAGGCACATGGAAGAGAAAGAGTGTCTGCTATACACAAAGCCAATATTATGCAAAAGACTGATGGTCTTTTCCTGAAG tgTTGCCGTGAGGTTGCTGAGAAATATCCAGAGATAACGTATGAGGAAGTTGTCATTGACAATTGCTGCATGATG CTTGTGAAAAATCCTGCACTTTTTGATGTGTTGGTGATGCCTAACCTTTATGGTGACATTATCAGTGACCTTTGTGCTGGATTGATTGGAGGATTAGGCTTGACACCCag TTGCAACATTGGCGAGGGAGGTATTGCACTTGCTGAGGCTGTACATGGTTCAGCACCTGATATTGCCGGGAAG AATTTGGCTAATCCAACTGCATTGCTGCTAAGTTCTGTTACTATGTTGCGCCATATTGATCTCCATGATAAAGCAGACCGAATTCAAAATGCCATCCTCAACACAATTGCAGAAGGGAAGTACCGAACTGCTGATCTTGGTGGCACTTCAAAGACAACTGAGTTTACAAAAGCAATTATTGATCATCTTTGA
- the LOC131660879 gene encoding uncharacterized protein LOC131660879, with amino-acid sequence MARGKCLWNFSYNNTTLFLSFFSIAVLALFVFQSLYASLSIHSTIVSPKDVVSYSPDQIQKMEESARIRMAYKPVELIKSVKALEGEFSIDNLAVGLPKYIKQKIVDEILHRLRSLNSSSTDIAKEREVIESWRKEKLKEVRLAHVNGSSNSTISHEETGVILRALESDWDALCEEIGLWIPAQIVIEEHDDKPEGREEFEKEVLPGRPLPSECHAELHTDYDGTAVRWGLTHHKDSAAECCQACLDHARHAKEGEKKCNIWVYCPSEFGCHSPDIYQHKHQECWLKYDEKPRLNFKDKYPESYQNLYPSAPVIVPWVSGVVSL; translated from the exons ATGGCCAGAGGGAAGTGCCTTTGGAATTTTTCCTACAACAATACTActctctttctttcctttttcagtATTGCTGTTCTTGCTCTCTTCGTTTTTCAATCTCTTTATGCTTCTCTTTCTATTCACTCTACTATCGTTTCCCCTAAAG ATGTTGTGTCTTATAGCCCGGATCAGATTCAGAAGATGGAAGAATCAGCGCGAATCCGCATGGCATATAAACCAGTGGAGTTGATTAAATCG GTGAAGGCTTTAGAAGGAGAATTTTCAATAGACAATTTGGCGGTTGGGTTACCGAAGTATATAAAGCAGaaaatagttgatgaaatttTGCATAGACTAAGGAGCTTGAATTCCAGTAGCACTGATATTGCTAAGGAACGAG AAGTTATTGAAAGTTGGCGCAAGGAAAAACTCAAAGAGGTTAGGTTGGCTCATGTGAATGGGAGTTCTAACTCTACCATATCTCATGAAGAGACTG GTGTGATATTAAGAGCTTTGGAGTCTGATTGGGATGCACTTTGCGAAGAGATCGGTCTTTGGATACCTGCTCAAATCGTTATCGAAGAACATGATGACAAACCTGAGGGCAGAGAGGAGTTTG AGAAGGAGGTTCTTCCTGGCAGACCCCTTCCATCTGAGTGTCATGCAGAACTTCACACCGATTATGATGGTACTGCAGTAAGATGGGGTCTTACTCACCACAAAGATAGTGCAGCTGAATGCTGTCAGGCTTGCTTGGATCATGCAAGACATGCAAAAGAGGGTGAAAAGAAATGCAATATTTGGGTTTATTGTCCATCTGAGTTTGGGTGTCATTCTCCAGACATCTACCAACACAAACATCAAGAATGCTGGCTGAAATAT GATGAGAAACCTCGATTAAATTTTAAAGACAAGTATCCTGAATCATATCAAAATTTATACCCGTCAGCACCAGTAATTGTTCCATGGGTCTCTGGAGTTGTTAGCTTATGA
- the LOC131655334 gene encoding probable carboxylesterase 2, translated as MDPQISIDVPPYLRVHKNGTVERLVGIDVAPPGIDPQTNVISKDITILPKTGVTARLYSPTKTSTKLSLLIYLHGGAYCISSPSDPLYHNSLNNLVAEANVIAISVNYRLAPEHPLPTAYDDSWEALQWVASHAVEDGFDGQEKENWIKDKVDFNRVFLAGDSAGANMGHYMCLKEHNFINFKILGLVMVNPYFWGKEPIGIEISDYERKKMVDKWWEFVCPSYKGSDDPLINPFVEEAPDIEGLCVEKVLVTVAEKDILKERGKLYHKKLVNSSWKGSAEFYETEEEDHVFHIFNPGCDKAKSLVKRIAVFINE; from the coding sequence ATGGATCCTCAAATCTCCATCGACGTTCCTCCTTACCTCCGTGTCCACAAAAACGGAACCGTCGAGAGACTAGTAGGCATTGACGTTGCTCCTCCCGGCATCGATCCTCAAACAAACGTCATCTCCAAAGACATCACAATCCTCCCAAAAACCGGTGTCACAGCAAGACTCTACTCACCCACCAAAACTTCAACAAAACTTTCTTTACTCATCTACCTCCATGGTGGTGCCTATTGCATATCTTCACCTTCTGACCCTCTTTACCATAACTCCCTCAACAACCTTGTAGCCGAAGCAAACGTCATCGCTATCTCTGTTAATTACCGGCTAGCACCAGAACATCCACTTCCAACCGCGTACGATGATTCTTGGGAAGCACTTCAATGGGTTGCTTCACACGCCGTCGAAGACGGCTTCGACGGGCAAGAGAAAGAAAACTGGATCAAAGACAAAGTTGACTTTAACAGAGTTTTCTTAGCAGGTGACAGTGCTGGTGCTAACATGGGACACTACATGTGTTTAAAGGAACACAATTTTATAAATTTCAAGATTCTGGGTCTTGTTATGGTGAATCCTTATTTCTGGGGGAAGGAACCAATTGGTATAGAGATAAGTGATTATGAGAGGAAGAAAATGGTTGATAAATGGTGGGAATTTGTTTGTCCTTCTTATAAAGGAAGTGATGATCCTTTGATTAATCCGTTTGTGGAAGAAGCTCCTGATATTGAAGGATTGTGTGTTGAAAAAGTGCTTGTTACTGTTGCTGAGAAAGATATATTGAAAGAAAGAGGGAAACTTTATCATAAGAAATTGGTTAACAGTAGTTGGAAAGGAAGTGCTGAGTTTTATGAAACTGAAGAGGAGGATCATGTGTTTCATATTTTCAACCCAGGTTGTGATAAAGCTAAAAGTTTGGTTAAACGCATAGCTGTTTTCATCAATGAATAG